TCGATATAAGTTTTCTCTACACGCACACCAgctatatacaaaataaaataaagtgaatttAAACGTACTAGAAGTGTTGTGATATTTACACGTAAAAGTAAATATCCTTACATTTATCGATGTAAATATGCAAGAGTAGTATTCCAACTCCATATCCGATGATTATCAGAAGGGGGCTTAATGAAGAGGTTAAACAAACTGAATTTTTCATGGTAGACAAAATTAGAACATGTATCAATCAATCTTCTCCATTGTGACATAAATTAAGTGCTCACCTATAATTGCCACACAGCTCACCACAAACACTGCATATATACATACAGAATACATAAGGGGACATGATTAACAATGTAGAATTTAAAGTGGTTAGTAGTAGTAATGCATAAATTTAGAGGTCATACCAATGAATACAATGTAATCAGATCCCAGACCATGTAAGTAGTAGTCTGTTAATAAAAACTAACATTTGAGAAAATTTAAAGTAGAAAGAGAgactaaaaaaaaggaaattgaattgaagattCATTCATACAGTATTGTCGCTCTTCCAAAAAGGAATTGAATGAGAGGAATAATAGACCAGTAATTCCAGGCTTACCCCTGCAATTATGAAAACTGAAATATCTTGACAAAATTAGATCTCTTGTAACCTTATAGCCACTATTAATGAATCTTGATTGATGTGATTAAATTgatgaataagaaaaaaaatgtaaagtgGGCACCTAGAATGGCCAGAGGAATTAGGAGATACTCTGCAAATAAAGATgataatcattaattaactAGTTATGAGCACAAATGTTgttagaattttaagtgtgGAAAGTGCCATGATGTCGCGAGTATAAGATCTGATCGAGGCCCTCATGATCACCCGGGGTGTGATAACATAGCTTGAGTAATATCTttgaagaaaaaggaattgttcAACGGCAGCATGGAGGAGTGAGAGAAGCAAGAGAGATGAAGTGGTGAGGAATATGAGGTTCATGCAAGAATCAAAAGAGACAATGAAAACAACTGCACTGCGTTTGCCGGGAGTCGAACCCGGGTCTATTGCTTGGAAGGCAATTATCCTAACCGTTGGACTACAAACGCATTCTTGCTATATCttacatttaatattatattcatCTACTAGTATCTTGACAATGATAATGTAGGATTTTTAGTACACGAAAGAAGCAtttcttgaaaaatgaattatccattattataaatgtatttgaaactcatttttaattgCTGCCACTCAACCAGCAGTCTTTCAAAATATTCGTATTACGATAGAATTAGTTAGGCCATCCCATCTACAACTTAACCctaatactcatatttttcaaatgtcACATCTCATGTTAGTATTGTCAATATCATACACATTAATTAGTAGGAGGCGTATAGTTTAATGATAATTTAGTTGAGTTTGGAGTCACAAATGTTCTTAGCTAGGATTCAATGGGATTTAGTAAACCTTGTCATTAGTTATGGTTAATCGTGTTTACTATCCATAATTTTATGACTACTCCTTTGCATGAGATTTTCTTCTTGTAATTctaataactaaaatttttgaattaccATCCACTTATTTATAGCCTGAATTTTTGTGTactattttacaaaaatacttagtattatattttgcaagtaaaattaaataaatattgcacGCGAAGAGTTCAAACGTCTCGTGACAACCTAATAAATAGTTACATGACAAAAATGGCGACAGTTCCAAGTAATCTAATTAGTATGCAATTGTCtcgaaaatatataattgtcttcaatttcatttatgattaaaaGGCTAATAACGGTGGCTGTTTGCTTCATGCAGCGGTGATGGAGGGAGGGGACATATTTAGAGCTAGCAGCGCGCGTTTAAGCAGCTCAAACATATGGAGGAACACAGGAATGGAAGTTTTTTCAAAGTCTTCTGTGGAAGCTGATGATGAAGAGGCCTTAAAATGGGCTGCTCTTGAGAAGCTTCCAACGAATCTTCGTATAAGGAGGGGGATACTTACAGAAGATGAAGGGAAATCGAGGGAGGTTGATATAAAGAATCTTGGATTAGTGGAGAGGAAGAATCTTGTGGAGAGGCTGCTGCAGATTGCAGAGGAAGGGAATGAGAGGTTCTTGCTTAAGCTAAAAGAAAGAATTCAGAGGTATTCTTGAAAtgtatatgttgatgatatataaTGGATGCAAGATTCATTTTTGGATTCTTTTTTCAACTTTGTTTGGATTGATTGGTACAGGGTTGGTCTTGATCTTCCAACTATTGAAGTTCGATACGAGCATTTAAGCATTGATGCAGAGGCCTATGTAGGTGGGAGAGCTCTGCCTACAGTGTTCAACTTCATTGTTAATATCTTGGAGGTGATTGATTCAGACATACTGATATTGGTCTAAACTAAATTATCtgttttttaactttttttccttatttattttgcttgttttttgTGCAGGGATTCTTGAGTAGTTGCCGTCTTCTTCCGAGTAGAAAGAAGCCTCTGCCTATTCTTCATGATGTTAGTGGAATCATCAAACCTGGAAGGTGAAGAACTGATGATTTTAAGGCCAAGTTTCAAATTTCAGTGATTCCTTATTTTTCTTGGTTGAAACATGAAACTGCAGCTTGCGTTTTGATTAAGTTTACTGCTCTTGTTTTGTAGAATGACGCTACTGTTAGGGCCACCGAGCTCTGGGAAAACGTCGTTGCTGCTGGCTTTGGCCGGAAAGCTTGATCCGGAGCTAAAAGTAGGCCAACAACACAAGTCCAATTTTTACAAGTTTTAGTGATGAGGAACATTTTATATGATTGTATTTGGCCTTTTCCTGTCTGAAAGGTGTCTGGAGTAGTGAAATACAACGGGCACGAGATGAACGAATTTGTGCCACAAAGGACATCAGCATACATCAGCCAGCATGATTTGCATATAGGGGAGATGACAGTTAGAGAAACACTGGCTTTCTCCGCGAGATGCCAAGGAGTTGGAGCGCGTCTCGGTCTGCatttttgtctcatttcacatACAAAATCTACAAGGATTAGTTTATTGAAATCTTTGTTTGTCTGAAAACTCTCAGATATGCTGGCTGAGCTATCaagaagagagaaggaagCAAACATCAAGCCAGATCCTGATCTTGATGTTTTCATGAAGGTATGAATCAAActtataacaaattttgttgCTACCAAGAATCAAATtagacaaaaagaaaagtttggaTTTTCATTGTACAGGCAAGTTCTATTGCAGGGCAGGAAGAAAGTGTGGTGACAGATTACATAATCAAGGTAAGAaaataatatccaaaaatttaaCTACTTATATTAGTTACTATATACTACAAAAGATGTAGCTGTAACAGTATCTTGATTTGCTGAATGACAGATTTTGGGGCTTGAGGTCTGTGCTGACACTTTGGTTGGCGACGAAATGGTTCGAGGGATTTCAGGAGGGCAGAGAAAGAGACTAACAACAGGTAAACcttaataaaaaagagaagagaatTGAGCAATTTGAGGCCAAGTTTTAATCTTGATGCAAATTGGATATTAGGGGAAATGCTGGTTGGACCAGCTAGAGCTCTGTTCATGGATGAGATATCGACTGGTTTGGACAGCTCAACGACGTTCCAGATTGTCAACTCGATCAGGCAAACCATCCACATTCTACAAGGGACCGGTGTGATCTCACTGCTGCAGCCTGCACCAGAGACGTTCGACTTATTTGATGACATAATCCTCCTATCAGATGGCCAGGTTGTGTATCACGGCCCACGTGAGCATGTGCTAGAATTCTTCGAGTACATGGGATTCAAATGTCCTGAGAGGAAAGGAGTTGCAGATTTCCTTCAAGAAGTATGCATGCCATTTATTCCCATCATCTACgaccttttttttcttcgaGAATATGCCTATTCAAGCTTGTTTTTCTGCATAAAAATTTAGGTGACATCGAAGAAGGATCAAGTGCAGTACTGGATGCACAGAGACGAGCCTCACAGCTACGTGTCTGTGACGGAATTCTCTGAAGCATTTCAGTCCTTTCACGTCGGGAGAAAGCTTGGCGATGAGCTTGCTGTCCCTTTCAACAAGGCAAAGAGCCACCCCACTGCTCTCACCAGTGACAGATATGGAGTCAGCAAGAAGGTGCTTCTCAAAGCCTGTGTTGACAGAGAGTGGCTGCTCATGAAGCGCAATTCTTTCGTCTACATATTCAAGCTGATACAAGTAAGATTCAGTTGTATACTATTATCATGGCTCAGTCACAGCTAGCTCTGATTTATCTTACATTTTGGTGTGGCATTGTAGATTATTATCATGGCTAGCATTTCGATGACACTATTTTATAAGACGGAGATGCCTAAGAAGACGGAAACAGATGGTGGGATATACATGGGAGCTTTGTTTTATGCTCTTTtgatgaacatgttcaatGGATTCTCAGAGCTGGCAATGAGTATAATGAAGCTCCCCGTGTTCTACAAGCAACGGGACCTTCTGTTCTTCCCTCCGTGGGCATACTCTCTGCCATCATGGGTGCTCAAGATCCCAATCACACTCGTTGAGGTCGCTATATGGGTCGTTTTGACTTACTACACAAGCGGATATGATTCTGATGTGGGAAGGTAATAACCATCAACACATATATAACATACTAATTCGTATACATAGAGTGCTGATTCTGAGTTTGTTTGTGTGCAGATTCTTCAAGCAAATGCTGCTGCTGATATGTGTGAATCAGATGGCTTCTGCACTGTTTCGTTTGATGGGAGCGCTGGGAAGAAACATCATAGTCGCCAACACGTTTGGTTCATGCGCGTTGCTCACAGTTCTCGTCTTAGGTGGATTCATTCTATCGCGAGGTAGACATTGACATATTATCCTATGTATGACCTTTCTATGCATAGTTTGGTAACACAGAGCTGTTGCTTTTTTCCaacagaaaatatcaagaaatgGTGGATTTGGGGTTACTGGATTTCACCTTTGATGTATGGACAGAATGCCATGGCTGTGAATGAGTTTCTTGGAAAGAGTTGGAGCCATGTAAGTATCTATGATTCTTGAACTAGTACTACAACGAACGAGCAAACTAACTAACAAACATCGAACGCCTGCAGATTCCTCCTGGCTCGACAGAATCTGTTGGGGTGTCGGTTTTGAAATCGCGTGGGATCTTCACAGAAGCGCGTTGGTACTGGATAGGCGTAGGCGCTCTCATCGGATACGTCTTCCTCTTCAACTTACTCTGCATCGCGGCTCTCACTTACCTCAACCGTGAGCTCTTGTTCTCGGCCTTGTAAACTCTAAAAATTGAAGGCAAGTTTATAAGTGGTGTGTTTAATTTGATGCAGCATTTGGAAAGCCACAAGCTGTTCTATCAGAGGAGACATTAGCAGAGAGGAATGCCATCAAAAGAGGCCAACAACctacacaaaatcaaaatgcaGCAAGAGAAAACCAGACTGTTTCATTAGGAGACATCAATCCAAACAGGAAGAGGGGAATGATTCTACCCTTCCAACCCCTCTCAATCACATTTGATGATATCCGTTACGCGGTAGACATGCCACCGGAGATGAGAGCCCACGGAATTGAAGACGAGCGCCTAGAGCTTCTCAAGGGCGTGAGTGGCGCCTTCAGGCCGGGAGTTTTGACAGCGCTGATGGGCGTGAGCGGGGCAGGAAAGACGACGCTGATGGATGTGCTGGCTGGCAGGAAAACCGGGGGCTACATTGAAGGGACCATCAAGATATCCGGATACCCGAAGAAGCAGGAGACCTTCGCACGCATAGCAGGATACTG
The genomic region above belongs to Salvia hispanica cultivar TCC Black 2014 chromosome 3, UniMelb_Shisp_WGS_1.0, whole genome shotgun sequence and contains:
- the LOC125214974 gene encoding LOW QUALITY PROTEIN: pleiotropic drug resistance protein 1-like (The sequence of the model RefSeq protein was modified relative to this genomic sequence to represent the inferred CDS: inserted 1 base in 1 codon), which encodes MEGGDIFRASSARLSSSNIWRNTGMEVFSKSSVEADDEEALKWAALEKLPTNLRIRRGILTEDEGKSREVDIKNLGLVERKNLVERLLQIAEEGNERFLLKLKERIQRVGLDLPTIEVRYEHLSIDAEAYVGGRALPTVFNFIVNILEGFLSSCRLLPSRKKPLPILHDVSGIIKPGRMTLLLGPPSSGKTSLLLALAGKLDPELKVSGVVKYNGHEMNEFVPQRTSAYISQHDLHIGEMTVRETLAFSARCQGVGARLDMLAELSRREKEANIKPDPDLDVFMKASSIAGQEESVVTDYIIKILGLEVCADTLVGDEMVRGISGGQRKRLTTGEMLVGPARALFMDEISTGLDSSTTFQIVNSIRQTIHILQGTGVISLLQPAPETFDLFDDIILLSDGQVVYHGPREHVLEFFEYMGFKCPERKGVADFLQEVTSKKDQVQYWMHRDEPHSYVSVTEFSEAFQSFHVGRKLGDELAVPFNKAKSHPTALTSDRYGVSKKVLLKACVDREWLLMKRNSFVYIFKLIQIIIMASISMTLFYKTEMPKKTETDGGIYMGALFYALLMNMFNGFSELAMSIMKLPVFYKQRDLLFFPPWAYSLPSWVLKIPITLVEVAIWVVLTYYTSGYDSDVGRFFKQMLLLICVNQMASALFRLMGALGRNIIVANTFGSCALLTVLVLGGFILSRENIKKWWIWGYWISPLMYGQNAMAVNEFLGKSWSHIPPGSTESVGVSVLKSRGIFTEARWYWIGVGALIGYVFLFNLLCIAALTYLNPFGKPQAVLSEETLAERNAIKRGQQPTQNQNAARENQTVSLGDINPNRKRGMILPFQPLSITFDDIRYAVDMPPEMRAHGIEDERLELLKGVSGAFRPGVLTALMGVSGAGKTTLMDVLAGRKTGGYIEGTIKISGYPKKQETFARIAGYCEQTDIHSPHVTVYESLQFSAWLRLPPDVDAATRKMFIDEVMELVELTPLRDSLVGLPGVNGLSTEQRKRLTIAVELVANPSIIFMDEPTSGLDARAAAIVMRTVRNTVDTGRTVVCTIHQPSIDIFDAFDELLLLKRGGEEIYVGPLGRHSSHLIKYFEGIQGISNIKDGYNPATWMLDITASAQEAALGVDFTQIYRNSELYMRNKALIKELSEPAPGSRDLHFPKQYSQTFWTQCMACLWKQHWSYWRNPPYTAVRLLFTTFIAVMFGAIFWDLGSKRKRQQDIFNAMGSMYAAVLFLGVQNATSVQPIVAVERTVFYRERAAGMYSALPYAFGQAVVELPNLLVQTLIYGVIVYAMIGFEWTVVKFFWYLFFMYFTLLYFTLYGMMTVAVTPNHNIAAIISSAFYAVWNIFSGFIVPKXGEIIHDFVGYVAVIIVGIGVLFGFIFAFSIRAYNFQKR